The genome window CAAACTGCCTCTGTTTCCTAGTACAAGTGCAGAACTACATACGCATGAGGAAAAGGAAATGCCTTTCTTTGGAAGCGGAAACATCAATGAGAAATGGTGAACTGCACGacaagaacaagaacaagaaaaggaaaaatgtaCCAGAATTGGTTCAACGGTCAGCTGGTCATGCACTATGGTCTACGGTCTATGGAGGACTGAGCTCTCAGCTGAATTGAACCGTAACGGCGTAACCATAATTGAACCGTACATATTTacttacataaatatatatatgtaaatactTTTCTCTCTTGCCTTATCGTGCACTTCCAGTGGAGCAGACCGCGACTCTAAATGTGGATTTTTCTTACATAGGTGACTCAAGATTCCAGGAAATCAACGGTACGGTAACAACCAGCTCTGAGTGAAAAAGACGTGGTGGATAATGGATATAAACCAAATCTGCTGTGGTCCAAGTAGATTGacccaaattaaattattgggCTCAGCCCATTAAGGTAGCGAGTCAACTCCAATAGCCCAACATTGTTGTATGACAATTAcacggcaaattattctgtgtgCTCGGATCCAACTTGCAAGATGGATCCcgattcaaaatacacaatttacatactggatgttcataatttatatactgaacgttcacaactaaatgttcacaatttatatattgaatattcataatttaaattgtgaacgttcagtatgtaaattgtaaatattcagtaAGTAAAATATGATGGGTTCACCTTAGAaagtggacccgagtccatggtACAACTATTGCAATTACATGTGTAAATTAGGGCACAAACGTATTCACTTGCTCGTGAGTTATTCACaaactgttatatatatatatatatatatatactattgactctgttacaatgtagtatatgttcataactactttctcaactaaatgaagcacaaagagccaatattgcctccacagaggctcgaacccaccccttcccATGTGGTCCATATCTTATTGTTAATCTGTGTTGATCGGGcgataaaataaagaaaaaatgtgtttatattttgataaatattttaaatttaaatgatagCATGTAGTAACTAATAATGCAATAGTTGATATGTAATCGTGCAATACACTGTTACGTATTAGCCATTGCACTTATAGTGGTACATGATACATTTgtaaaattttagttttgagTGTACATTTATATATTAGCCGTTGCACTAAAGATCTTGTCGTCTAATATCACTcagtttacactctcacatggatgaaagtgggttcgagcctcagtggatgaGGCTTTTGTTGACTATTTATGCTTCTGTAGGTTGATTTGCATTTGTGCATAATTCAGTGAAAAGTCACTTATTATTTAAAGTGTCGGTTAACCATATTACATGTGCATATAtgttttaaatgtttttataattcataaataatactattagattagtttttttttttttttcaaaattgatcatttatacggagtatattactGTAATgactattttataaattttaatgtttttttctaAATTGGACTAAAATATTTCAGTTGATGAGTtaacagagaaagaaaaaaaggaattcAATTCTGTTTATtcgaaaatataaattttagttcaattaataattaaaaaaacatttataacgATTAATTTAGTTTGAGTTTTACCTAAATTAACCGAATGAACATCCTAGTCCGATTTTAAACCATCTACTTGGATTATTTTGGGAGTGTGTGGCAATTACTATTGTCTAttacagcccgtttggttcgctgaaaaatatttgaaggaaatagaattcaaatttcatgaaaaacaaattattatgaaaatagattccattgtttggttggtgaaaaagaaattactgagaatatgaattttattgtttggttggatttggagTGGtaagaaattatgaatataaagacctatacccttaacaattaatagtgataatatattatattattatcaatgagggtaaaatagtctatTTGCTcaaactttcttcccaaactccatggaaaacaaaataccaccttccaactaagaatttgttttccttaacTTTTGGAAACTCAAGttccaatggaaaacattttccatccaaccaaacaatgaaaaatcacattttcctccacttcatggaaaatcttttccatggaaaagattttccatccaaccaaacacccgtTAGTATTAGAGTTTATATTAAGTTGCACTTGAATTTGCTCAAATTTCTGAAATTCCCCTCCATTTCCCGCTCCATAGCAAGATTTGGAAGGTGATTTGAGTTATTCATCACTATGTAATGGCTTCAATAATCCGAAAACTGCTTATACCAAGGACGACGATACCCATACCCAAACGCTACGACCTAAGAACTCCAGAACCCGAGCCGGAGAGGCCATTCATCCCGTTTTCAAAGCTTCAAGAGCGGAAGCTCTTGGAAACCCATTTAGTTTCGCTTCTGGATGTGTGCAACAGTTTGTTCCAGATCAAGCAAGTCCACGCGCACGTGATCCGGCGAGGTGTAGAGCAGTGCTGCTATGTTCTTACTAAGCTCATTCGCACACTCGCCAAAATCAATGTCCCCGTGGAGCCCTACCCGCGCATGGTGTTTGACAGGGTAGAAGACCGGAACCCCTTTTTGTGGACCGCCATCATTCGCGGCTACGCCATGGAAGGGCCGTTTGGAGAGTCGGTGAGGCTGTACGGGTTGATGAGGAGGGAAGGGTTTTCGCCCGTTTCGTTTACGTTTACGGCGTTGTTGAAGGCTTGTAGTGATAGGTTTGAGGTGGAATTAGGGCGGCAAATTCATGGACAGTGTGTGAGGATTGGTGGACTCTGTTGTGATTTGTATCTGGGGAATACTTTGATTGATATGTATGTTAAGTGTGGGCGGTTAGAATGTGGGAggaaggtgttcgatgaaatgcctctgAGAGATGTTATCTCGTGGACGTCGTTGATCTTTGCTTATGCCAAGAGTGGGGATATGGAAGACGCAGTGGAGCTGTTTGAGGAATTGCCTTTTAAGGATATGGTGGCGTGGACCACAGTGGTCACTGGTTTAGCTCAAAATGGGAAACCCATGGAAGCCATAGAGTTCTTTCGGAGGATGCAGAATGCTGGTGTGCAGACAGATGAAGTGATATTGTCTGGAGTTATATCAGCTTGTGCGCAATTGGGTTCCAGTAAGCACGCAGATTGGGTGAGAGGTGTTGCTGAGAGATCAGGATTCGGGCCTGCTGATCATGTCGTAGTCGGCTCAGCATTGATTGACATGTACTCCAAATGTGGAAGCGTGGAGGACGCCTACGATGTGTTCGAGAAAATGCGTGAGAGAAATGTGTTCTCATATAGCTCCATGATTCTTGGGTTTGCTATGCACGGCCATGCAAATTCTGCACTAAACCTGTTCGAACAAATGCTGAGAACAAACGTAAAGCCAAATGATGTAACTTTTCTTGGGGTCTTGTTAGCTTGCAGCTATTCAGGGTTGGTAGAACAAGCAAAATGGTACTTTGATTTGATGGAGAAAAAGTATGGCATTGAACCAGCTATAAATCACTATTCTTGCATGGTGGATGTTCTTGGCAGGGCTGGGAAACTAGAGCAAGCCCTTGAACTCATCAAGAACATGCCGATAAACCCTAATGGTGGTGTCTGGGGAGCCCTGTTAGGTGCTTGCCGCATCCATGGCAACCCAGATGTTGCAGAAATTGCAGCAAACCATCTGTTTGAGCTTGAGCCAGATGGTATTGGGAACTATGTCTTGCTCTCCAACATATATGCTTCAGCAGGGAGGTGGGAGGATGTGTTGAGGGTGAGGAAGATGATAAGATCAAGATCACTACGGAAGAACCCTTCAAGAAGCTGGATTGAAGGGAAAGATGGCGCGATTCATGAGTTCTATGCAGGGGATTCGATCCACCCGATGTCTGGTTCGATTAAAGAAGCACTGATGGATCTTATTGAGCAACTCAGGCTGCGTGGATATGAACCGAACCTGAGCTGCGTGCCGTATGATTTGAAGGATGAGGATAAGAAGAGGATTCTGATGATGCATAGTGAGAAGCTTGCCTTGGCGTATGGGCTGCTGGCTACTGATGCGGATTGTGCCATTAAAATCATGAAGAATCTCAGAATATGTGAAGACTGTCATTCGTTCATGTGTGGTGCCTCTGGTGTGAGTGGCAGGGAGATTATTATCAGGGATAATAACAGGTTCCACCATTTTCGTAATGGGGTGTGCTCTTGTGCCAACTTTTGGTGATATATGACACTTGCGTGAGATTGTCTAAAGGGTTTCAAAGATCCTACGGAAACTCATTTTTGGATTAGGTTTGatcaattcaattaaattattataagtcCGACTGACTGTACGTAGGAGCAATCCTTTCTTGTCTGATAGAAAGTAACCTATTTTACACGCCAAAACAACCATGTTGTTTAAGCAATTCACAATTTACCTCAGTTttgcctttttattttttattttttttaatactactgactctattataatttagtatctgttcataagtACAAAAAAACCCTTGTCTAATAgaaagtaatttaatttttttaaaaaatattactgactctattTTTTTGAACTCACATACTTCCACTAGACCACAAATCCTTGACTACAATTTACCTCAGTTAAAGCTCTACCTCTTCTAATAGCTTTTAAGTTAAAATCCTAAAGCTCTACCTCTTCTAATAGCTTTTAAGTTAAAATCCTAAAACTCTACCTCTTCTAAGTTAAAATTCTAAAACTACTTTTAGGTTGAAATTCTAGAAGCTTTTAATCAAATTGACCTCAGTTAAAGCTATACCTCTTCTAATAGCTTTTAAGTTAAAATCCTAAAACTCTACCTCTTCTAAGTTAAAATTCTAAAATCTAAGTTAAAATTCTAAAACTATTTTTAGgtgtcaaagaccttgtagtccagtggtaTCAAACCCTTCCATTTATACAGGAGGtgatgggtttgagccttagtggggtaacactgactcttgtgcttcagtattaaaaaaaaaaaactacttttaGGTTGAAATTCTAGAAGCTTAGTCTTAAATAATTTGTGATTTATAAGTCTTAAATAATTTgtgatttatattttaattctagAAGCTTAGTCATTAGATGATTTGTGATTTATATTGAAATTCACAAAGTTTAGTTATGGTTAGACGATTTGTGATTTATCTTTCTCTAACAAATTAAACTGGGATCATTTATGATTTACCTTTTTCACATAAATGGAAATCATTTGTGATTTACCTttttcacattaaaaaaaaaaaaaatacttccaCCGATACCAAGTCTTTTGAAACTTAATTAGACATTTAGACTGCTTAGACCATACCATTTGCGATTTACCTTTTCCCAAAGGACTTATACAAAGTACTCCCTCCCCACGGCTCTAATCAAATTCTCTAATcaattttttatgtaatttacTTTTCTCCATATTAAGTACTTCCTACCACAActctaattaaattctctaatcaatttttatgtaatttacCTATCACATTCCAACTctaatcaaaatttttttaaacttaattaAGTGAGACTATTTAAGATTTACCTttctaaattttgaaaatgagttttgaaagtttaaaattaatttgacataaattaaaaaatataatgtgtatTAAAAAGAAACATTAAAGCAAAATACAGTAAACACAAAGCAAAATACAGTAAACATaaaaacatcatatatattattctccTTCAATATAATACATCCTCAGAAGTGATATGGTGGAGTAGCAAAGTAAATATGGCCATACCACCGTGCTTACAACCACGGGACACCCCCCacaaaacatacaaaatacaagattaacattattattattatatatatttcctataCCATTAAAGATGGGCCGGGACAGccttatttattataatattgtatgAGGATGGAATATGTGATCGGAAATTAAGCTAAGGGTGTTGGTTTAATGATGGCCGGGGAGCTTCTCCTTAATCTTTTCCATAATACCCTTCTTCTCGTGATGCTCTTCTCCTCCATAACCGGTACCGCCATAGCCGCcagtagtggtggtggtggattgCGACTGATAATAATCTTGATCCTTATGACCACCGCCTGGGAGTTTCTCCTTTATCTTCTCCTTCATCCCCTTCTTCCTCCTTCCACCATGCCCGTCATCCTCCGACTGCATTcacattcacacacacacacatatatataatatataaacataaatatataatccttATCAGCTTGCTTTTAATTGATGAGATGAAAAGcatatttaataatttggtATCAGATTTTTTCTGATCCCATGTCAAAATTCATGggtttgaattaaaaaaaaaaaagactatgatCCATGTGTTGCTCGTAACCCATGGAGAGTAATCGGCCCGGGGGGTTGTTGAGTATATTATAGTGTAGTGTATAAAGAGAGGCCGGAAAAGTTACTTACAGAGCTAGAGCTGGAGCTCCCAGAGCGGCGGAGGATGCCTCCGACAGTACCATGGTGCTCCCTCCCGGCTGTTTCATGTGGCCTGTAGTGCTCCCCAACCACACCGCCTATGCCGGTGGTACCGTAAGCGGCCGTGCCAGTTGTACCACCGTAAGTGCCGCCTGTCGGCCCGGTGGCTGCGGTGGTGTTTTCATACTGTCCCATGGTGCCACCGGTGCCGTGGTGGACAGGGTTGCCGTAGTCGTCAGTTTGGTGGCGGACGGGGTTTCCCCACACGTCTTTGTCACCGACGGGATTCCCCCACTCGTCAGTCTGGCGCACGGGGTTGCCGTACTCGTCCGTCCGCCGGCCGTAGTGATGTTGATCTCCATACTGAGCCATTTCTGATCTCTCAATATATATCTCTGATAATCTTCAATTCGAAAAAGCTGATATTGATATTCTGATATTCAAAGAAGCTGATATCTCTTCAATGCAACTGTGATTACTTGAATTGGATTTGTGCAGGGTTGCAGattgtgattatatatataggccgCAGGAGAGAAGTGATAATGATGAAAGCTAGGATGGGCACAAGATTAAGTTGATGAACCTTGCAAATGCATGTGAAACTACTGGAAGAAGTATATGGCTTACACGTGGAACGTACGTTCGTGCAATTTAATCTCACTTCCAAGCTTATACATTAACGTGGGTGCACTATCCAGTCGACGAGTGTATGTGTCTGTCGGCTTTCAGATAAGATTATGGTCAAAAGATAAACAATATCTTAAAtcttaaatttaataacaaaaaatcCAAACATGCTGCTAAA of Ipomoea triloba cultivar NCNSP0323 chromosome 3, ASM357664v1 contains these proteins:
- the LOC116011952 gene encoding late embryogenesis abundant protein-like is translated as MAQYGDQHHYGRRTDEYGNPVRQTDEWGNPVGDKDVWGNPVRHQTDDYGNPVHHGTGGTMGQYENTTAATGPTGGTYGGTTGTAAYGTTGIGGVVGEHYRPHETAGREHHGTVGGILRRSGSSSSSSSEDDGHGGRRKKGMKEKIKEKLPGGGHKDQDYYQSQSTTTTTGGYGGTGYGGEEHHEKKGIMEKIKEKLPGHH
- the LOC116011995 gene encoding pentatricopeptide repeat-containing protein At5g44230, with translation MASIIRKLLIPRTTIPIPKRYDLRTPEPEPERPFIPFSKLQERKLLETHLVSLLDVCNSLFQIKQVHAHVIRRGVEQCCYVLTKLIRTLAKINVPVEPYPRMVFDRVEDRNPFLWTAIIRGYAMEGPFGESVRLYGLMRREGFSPVSFTFTALLKACSDRFEVELGRQIHGQCVRIGGLCCDLYLGNTLIDMYVKCGRLECGRKVFDEMPLRDVISWTSLIFAYAKSGDMEDAVELFEELPFKDMVAWTTVVTGLAQNGKPMEAIEFFRRMQNAGVQTDEVILSGVISACAQLGSSKHADWVRGVAERSGFGPADHVVVGSALIDMYSKCGSVEDAYDVFEKMRERNVFSYSSMILGFAMHGHANSALNLFEQMLRTNVKPNDVTFLGVLLACSYSGLVEQAKWYFDLMEKKYGIEPAINHYSCMVDVLGRAGKLEQALELIKNMPINPNGGVWGALLGACRIHGNPDVAEIAANHLFELEPDGIGNYVLLSNIYASAGRWEDVLRVRKMIRSRSLRKNPSRSWIEGKDGAIHEFYAGDSIHPMSGSIKEALMDLIEQLRLRGYEPNLSCVPYDLKDEDKKRILMMHSEKLALAYGLLATDADCAIKIMKNLRICEDCHSFMCGASGVSGREIIIRDNNRFHHFRNGVCSCANFW